A window of the Hordeum vulgare subsp. vulgare chromosome 5H, MorexV3_pseudomolecules_assembly, whole genome shotgun sequence genome harbors these coding sequences:
- the LOC123394990 gene encoding uncharacterized protein LOC123394990 has translation MASGIMLRRLSKTLTMSPAAAVASGMTSQHHQLQQRAPVSGTSKGKAKLKAGMPLRRSVIAKKGGAPATAGSGGAGRGRREAIERITQIAESCLKSSTPLRHLSPKERLRETKREELGLISKERQRELDMAKAEAKAKSKGKSGGDGDRVLMGPPGLDYISLGLVDEEAIPEYELTVEDGRRLAKEYSRVLMRRHRARQTAESTLLRLKKEAIAALPEKLRAAAMVPDMTPFPANRYMATLTPPIEGYIEKVRDAAKKYSVKEKLR, from the coding sequence ATGGCTTCAGGCATCATGCTCCGACGCCTTTCCAAGACACTCACCATGAGCCCAGCAGCAGCAGTGGCATCTGGTATGACCAGCCAGCATCACCAGCTTCAGCAGCGAGCACCGGTGAGCGGCACATCCAAGGGCAAGGCGAAGCTCAAAGCTGGGATGCCTCTGAGGCGTAGCGTCATAGCGAAGAAGGGGGGCGCGCCTGCCACTGCTGGGAGCGGCGGCGCTGGCCGTGGTCGTCGTGAAGCCATCGAGCGTATTACTCAGATTGCAGAGTCTTGTCTCAAGTCCTCTACTCCTCTACGGCACCTGTCCCCCAAGGAGCGTCTCCGCGAGACAAAGCGTGAGGAGCTTGGGCTCATCTCCAAGGAACGGCAACGTGAGCTTGATATGGCCAAGGCTGAAGCTAAAGCCAAGTCTAAGGGTAAGAGTGGAGGTGATGGTGACCGTGTTCTGATGGGTCCGCCAGGCCTTGATTATATCAGTCTTGGCCTGGTAGATGAGGAGGCTATCCCTGAGTATGAGCTGACAGTTGAAGATGGACGGCGTCTTGCCAAAGAATACAGCCGTGTGCTAATGCGACGACACCGCGCACGTCAAACTGCAGAGTCAACGCTGTTGAGGCTCAAGAAGGAGGCCATTGCTGCACTACCTGAGAAGCTGCGAGCTGCTGCTATGGTTCCTGACATGACCCCTTTCCCTGCAAACCGCTACATGGCAACGCTCACGCCGCCAATTGAAGGATATATTGAAAAGGTGCGAGACGCTGCCAAGAAGTATTCAGTGAAGGAGAAACTTCGTTGA
- the LOC123397380 gene encoding ATP-dependent zinc metalloprotease FTSH 4, mitochondrial-like has product MISARSGRALLPLVTAVPSLGAGRLAAGVAQIRPGRGSGLVEGGVLRNLQRRYGTNYAEQRAWARSATDTIIRDLNDEKAIREFESQNPSHSALAKYIKALISAELTTRGGVPTNLQRRYGTNYSEQRAWACSATDSHIRDLNDEKAIQEFESQNPSHSALSKYIKALISAELKTRGETAKSEQADRTLNFFNKLFSSRGTSKSELVHPCKPFDTYFWLLMGIIAFYGLVIYGMLNRSDKLGTDEEYRKSFIKVSDDLNKEGTGKSRNLDEVNKLLDDTIKAVDDLKKAAANSSTKTSGVSGKGGKFNDLNKGTTDSRRKSSYVDAKKGSVSMKSTTRFRDIKGVDEAKAELEDIVHYLRDPERFTSLGAKLPKGVLLAGPPGTGKTMLARAVAEEAGVPFFVRCGSDFEEMYVGVGPKRVRELFSEAKKQSPCIIFIDEIDTIAGQRQLGDRNGARETLNQLLVEMDGFKHNDGIIVLAATNFPQSLDKAVIRPGRFDCHIQVPNPDVEGRRQILEACVSRVKAKGVDLMTIANGTPGLSGAELTNLVNDAALKAAKDGSEAVTMDHIEYSKDKIMMGCERKSAVIPDNCRNMNAYHTGGRALVAIHTDGAHPIYKATIIPRGNSLGMVIQMPEEEDAYKFSRTKMLAKLDILMGGKVAEEVIFGESEVSSDALSDIREATRLATDMVTKYGMSERAGPVCYDHKNDGTQMKSLSWHATGLVHEEVKKLLVKAEKNAKKIVTAHRNELNVLADALLEHGTLTGDQIKQLVNVLKIGSNTQNQETASS; this is encoded by the exons ATGATCTCGGCGAGGAGCGGCAGAGCTCTGTTGCCGCTCGTGACGGCCGTGCCCTCTCTGGGCGCCGGCCGGCTGGCCGCCGGCGTAGCCCAGATCCGGCCGGGGAGGGGCAGCGGCCTCGTCGAAG GCGGCGTGCTCAGAAACCTACAAAGGAGATATGGAACAAATTATGCTGAACAGAGGGCATGGGCCCGCTCTGCAACTGATACTATTATTAGAGACCTTAATGACGAGAAAGCTATACGAGAGTTTGAATCGCAGAATCCCTCGCACTCAGCTCTCGCCAAGTACATCAAAGCCCTAATCAGTGCCGAGTTGACAACTCGAG GTGGCGTGCCCACAAACCTACAAAGGAGATACGGAACAAATTATTCTGAACAGAGGGCATGGGCGTGCTCTGCAACTGATTCTCATATTAGAGACCTTAATGACGAGAAAGCTATACAAGAGTTTGAATCACAGAATCCCTCGCACTCAGCTCTCTCCAAGTACATCAAAGCCCTCATCAGTGCTGAGTTGAAAACTCGAG GAGAAACTGCTAAGTCAGAACAGGCCGACAGGACGCTCAATTTTTTTAACAAGTTGTTTTCTTCAAGAGGAACTTCTAAGTCAGAACTGGTCCACCCATGCAAACCATTTGACACCTATTTTTGGCTTCTTATGGGGATCATTGCATTTTATGGCCTTGTGATCTATGGTATGCTTAACAGATCGGATAAGCTAGGCACGGATGAAGAATATCGCAAATCTTTTATCAAAGTGTCGGATGATTTGAACAAGGAGGGCACCGGAAAAAGCCGTAACCTGGATGAAGTGAACAAACTGTTGGATGATACGATCAAAGCCGTGGATGATTTGAAGAAGGCGGCCGCAAATTCAAGCACGAAGACCAGTGGTGTCAGTGGAAAAGGTGGTAAATTCAATGATTTGAACAAAGGGACCACAGATTCACGCAGGAAATCCAGTTATGTTGACGCCAAAAAAGGTAGTGTGTCCATGAAATCAACCACGAGATTCCGTGATATCAAGGGAGTTGACGAAGCAAAAGCTGAGCTCGAGGACATAGTTCACTACCTAAGAGATCCCGAG CGTTTCACGAGCCTTGGTGCAAAGCTTCCAAAGGGTGTTCTGCTTGCTGGCCCACCAGGCACAGGGAAGACCATGCTGGCAAGAGCTGTGGCCGAGGAAGCCGGCGTCCCATTCTTTGTGCGCTGCGGCAGTGACTTCGAGGAGATGTATGTGGGTGTTGGTCCTAAAAGAGTGAGGGAGCTCTTCAGTGAAGCAAAGAAGCAATCCCCTTGCATAATATTCATCGATGAGATCGACACGATTGCTGGGCAAAGGCAACTAGGTGACAGAAATGGGGCTAGGGAGACTCTGAACCAGCTGCTCGTTGAGATGGATGGCTTCAAGCATAATGACGGCATCATTGTTCTCGCAGCGACCAACTTCCCGCAGTCGCTAGATAAAGCCGTTATTAGACCCGGGCGTTTTGACTGTCATATTCAGGTTCCTAATCCAGATGTCGAGGGCCGGCGGCAGATCCTAGAGGCTTGTGTGTCAAGG GTTAAAGCCAAGGGTGTGGACCTGATGACCATTGCGAATGGGACACCGGGATTATCAGGTGCAGAACTGACAAACTTGGTGAACGATGCTGCTCTGAAGGCTGCCAAGGATGGGTCAGAAGCTGTTACGATGGATCACATTGAATATTCCAAGGACAAGATCATGATGGGTTGCGAGCGCAAATCGGCGGTGATACCTGATAACTGCAGGAACATGAATGCGTACCACACGGGAGGGAGGGCCCTTGTTGCTATCCACACGGATGGCGCTCACCCTATCTACAAGGCTACCATTATCCCGAGGGGAAACTCTCTTGGCATGGTGATCCAGATGCCTGAGGAAGAAgatgcctataaattctctaggaCGAAGATGCTGGCGAAATTGGACATCCTCATGGGCGGCAAGGTGGCCGAGGAGGTTATATTTGGAGAGAGTGAGGTGAGCTCTGACGCCTTGTCTGATATAAGAGAAGCGACTCGGCTGGCAACAGACATGGTTACCAAGTATGGCATGAGCGAGCGTGCCGGCCCTGTTTGCTACGACCACAAAAATGATGGGACACAGATGAAAAGCTTGAGCTGGCATGCGACAGGCCTGGTTCACGAggaggtgaaaaaattactggtcAAAGCAGAAAAGAATGCGAAAAAGATTGTCACGGCGCACCGCAACGAGCTTAATGTGCTAGCCGATGCCCTTCTCGAGCACGGGACTCTCACTGGAGACCAGATCAAACAGTTGGTAAATGTCCTTAAAATTGGTAGCAATACTCAGAATCAGGAAACAGCTTCTTCATGA